From a single Fusobacterium ulcerans ATCC 49185 genomic region:
- a CDS encoding polysaccharide biosynthesis protein, with translation MFKDKVLLITGGTGSFGNAVLRRFLKTDIGEIRIFSRDEKKQDDMRKIYNNPKLKFYIGDVRDYNSVMDVMRGVDFVFHAAALKQVPSCEFYPVQAVYTNVLGTENVLNAAIASKVKKVVCLSTDKAAYPINAMGMSKALMEKVIVAKGRNLKDDETTICLTRYGNVMASRGSVIPLFIDQVRNGKPITITDPSMTRFMMSLDQAVDLVLFAFKNGKNGDLFIQKSPAATIEVLAHAMKDILGKPEHEVKIIGTRHGEKLYEVLMTKEEKVRAIDMGEYFRVPADGRDLNYSKYFEDGQEVITQADEYNSHNTYRLNEEELKKMILDLYEIQNELKEFGVK, from the coding sequence ATGTTTAAAGACAAAGTTTTACTGATAACAGGAGGAACAGGATCATTTGGAAATGCTGTACTTAGAAGATTTTTAAAAACTGACATTGGAGAAATAAGAATTTTTTCAAGAGATGAAAAGAAACAGGATGATATGAGAAAAATATATAATAACCCTAAGTTAAAGTTCTATATAGGTGATGTAAGAGACTACAACTCAGTAATGGATGTAATGAGAGGAGTAGATTTTGTATTTCATGCAGCAGCACTTAAACAGGTACCATCATGTGAATTTTATCCAGTACAAGCTGTTTATACTAATGTATTAGGAACAGAAAATGTTTTAAATGCAGCGATAGCATCAAAAGTTAAGAAAGTTGTTTGTTTGAGTACAGATAAAGCAGCTTATCCAATAAATGCAATGGGAATGTCAAAAGCTCTTATGGAGAAAGTAATAGTGGCGAAAGGAAGAAATTTAAAAGATGATGAAACTACAATATGTCTTACAAGATATGGAAATGTAATGGCATCACGTGGTTCAGTTATTCCTTTATTTATAGATCAAGTAAGAAATGGGAAACCAATAACAATAACAGATCCAAGTATGACAAGATTTATGATGAGTTTAGATCAGGCAGTAGATTTAGTATTGTTTGCATTTAAAAATGGAAAGAATGGAGATCTATTTATTCAAAAATCACCAGCAGCAACAATTGAAGTTCTTGCTCATGCAATGAAAGATATATTAGGAAAACCAGAACATGAAGTAAAAATAATAGGAACAAGACATGGAGAAAAGCTTTATGAGGTTTTGATGACTAAAGAAGAAAAAGTAAGAGCAATAGATATGGGAGAATACTTTAGAGTTCCAGCAGATGGAAGAGATCTTAATTATTCAAAATATTTTGAAGATGGGCAGGAAGTTATCACTCAAGCTGATGAATATAATTCTCATAATACATATAGACTAAATGAAGAAGAATTAAAAAAGATGATTTTAGACCTATATGAAATACAGAATGAATTAAAAGAGTTTGGGGTGAAATAA
- a CDS encoding glycosyltransferase family 9 protein, whose protein sequence is MKKKFFLKKSYIRDEINVFFTNFFLCFLKRNFKDPQKIIVKMTDGLGDIVIRSKLIEKIIEEYEYNNVFFLVREEYGFLGEVLEFPIITISRKERYNLIRRIKKMYQINKIGIKNFINLEWSNDDLIRNIYSKEKLGIEALEEEDKKNNNCYTTSLKLRTKKIFNEEEKNVIDFLKEIAEFLFDKPIEKEELIPNLKDKFCTSLYNEGIVIGVGATDKNRICNPYKMSEYIKKIVDICPEEKIYLVGGGKSQEVYSKKIIELCSNENIVNLVNKTNLQSVLEIVAKAKIFIGFDSGLYNFRYTLRKKQIALFRSKKVPYAHNEKFVKILEGKKENLNDIRDENYSNLEINNISVDEFEKSFIELLNL, encoded by the coding sequence ATGAAAAAGAAGTTTTTTTTGAAAAAATCATATATAAGAGATGAAATAAATGTATTTTTTACAAATTTTTTTCTTTGTTTTTTAAAAAGAAATTTTAAAGACCCTCAAAAAATAATAGTTAAAATGACTGATGGATTGGGAGATATTGTAATAAGAAGTAAATTAATAGAAAAAATTATTGAAGAGTATGAATATAATAATGTATTTTTTTTAGTAAGAGAAGAATACGGTTTTCTTGGAGAAGTTTTAGAATTCCCAATTATTACTATTTCAAGAAAAGAAAGATATAATTTAATTAGAAGAATAAAAAAAATGTATCAGATTAATAAAATTGGAATAAAGAACTTTATCAATCTTGAATGGAGCAATGATGATCTTATAAGGAATATTTATTCGAAAGAAAAATTGGGAATAGAAGCTTTAGAAGAAGAAGATAAAAAAAATAATAATTGTTATACAACTAGTTTAAAATTAAGAACAAAAAAAATTTTTAATGAAGAAGAGAAAAATGTGATTGACTTTTTAAAAGAGATAGCAGAATTTTTATTTGATAAACCAATAGAAAAAGAAGAATTAATACCAAATTTAAAGGATAAGTTTTGTACTTCTCTCTATAATGAAGGTATTGTAATTGGAGTTGGAGCAACAGATAAAAATAGAATTTGTAATCCCTATAAAATGAGTGAATATATAAAAAAGATAGTGGATATTTGCCCAGAAGAGAAAATTTATTTAGTGGGTGGAGGAAAATCTCAGGAAGTATATTCAAAAAAAATAATTGAGTTATGTTCAAATGAGAATATAGTAAATTTAGTGAATAAAACTAATTTACAAAGTGTTTTAGAAATAGTAGCAAAGGCAAAAATTTTTATTGGATTTGATTCAGGCTTATATAATTTTAGATATACTTTAAGAAAAAAACAAATAGCTCTATTTAGAAGTAAGAAAGTTCCATATGCTCACAATGAAAAATTTGTCAAAATATTAGAGGGGAAAAAAGAAAATCTAAATGATATAAGAGATGAAAATTATTCAAATTTAGAAATAAATAATATAAGTGTAGATGAATTTGAAAAATCTTTCATAGAACTTTTAAATCTATAA
- a CDS encoding glycosyltransferase, whose product MHSSKFEGFGLVLVEAGYSGKVVISSRCPVGPRDILKEGKCGILFEVGNEEELADSIEKF is encoded by the coding sequence ATACATAGTTCAAAATTTGAGGGATTTGGATTAGTATTAGTTGAAGCAGGGTATTCAGGAAAAGTAGTAATTTCTTCAAGATGCCCAGTAGGTCCAAGAGATATTTTAAAAGAAGGAAAATGTGGAATTTTATTTGAGGTTGGAAACGAAGAAGAACTTGCTGATAGTATAGAAAAATTTTAA
- a CDS encoding sugar transferase translates to MFFKRVFDITASILGIIFFLPLMILTGLIIKFTSSGPILFKQKRLTLGVREFTIYKFRSMRTDFDKEAKGIQVKGSSSAITPIGKFIRKTKIDELPQLFNILIGDMSFIGPRPELPRRLKYYSERDKGIFKVRSGISSPASIVFSDEEYLMNQVSDPEKFYIEQIMPYKIELNLYYVENRTFWNDVYLIIATFLKIIDKAKIQWIVKDEILLNKKNELIEKIGVEY, encoded by the coding sequence ATGTTTTTTAAAAGAGTGTTTGATATAACAGCATCAATTTTAGGGATAATATTCTTTTTGCCTTTGATGATATTAACAGGATTAATTATAAAATTTACTTCTTCTGGACCAATATTATTTAAACAGAAAAGACTGACACTAGGAGTAAGAGAATTTACTATATATAAATTTAGGAGCATGAGAACAGATTTTGATAAAGAGGCTAAAGGAATACAGGTGAAGGGAAGCAGCAGCGCAATAACACCAATAGGAAAATTCATTAGAAAAACAAAGATAGATGAACTTCCACAATTATTTAATATCCTTATTGGAGATATGAGCTTTATAGGCCCAAGACCAGAACTTCCAAGAAGATTAAAATATTATTCTGAAAGAGATAAAGGTATTTTTAAAGTAAGAAGTGGAATATCATCTCCAGCTAGCATAGTGTTTTCTGATGAGGAGTATCTGATGAATCAGGTTTCAGATCCAGAGAAATTCTATATAGAGCAGATAATGCCATATAAGATAGAGCTTAATCTGTATTATGTAGAAAATAGAACCTTTTGGAATGATGTTTATTTGATAATAGCTACATTCTTAAAGATAATAGATAAAGCAAAAATTCAATGGATAGTAAAAGATGAAATACTTTTAAATAAAAAGAATGAATTAATAGAAAAAATAGGAGTTGAGTATTAA
- a CDS encoding NAD-dependent epimerase/dehydratase family protein translates to MENKKKTLMITGASGFIGTNFIERYKDKYNIVSVDLLKVKPEEIEFKDVDTVLHLAALVHQMNGAPREKYFEINTELTRKIAEAAKKNKVKQFVFYSTVKVYGYDGDLYNHNFVLNEYSKCSPINDPYGESKWEAEKILSEIESDNFIVSVIRPPMVYGKGVKGNMESLIKLVKKLPVLPFNYTKNRRSFVNIDNLLYLTSLVIDKEKEGIFLPIDEKPLSLKEMIEGIEEGLKIKRIKVPMIQPFFWILTKVKPNIMVRLYGSLQFDNSETREKLEYIPLISYEKGIKNMLGEV, encoded by the coding sequence ATGGAAAATAAGAAAAAGACTCTTATGATAACAGGAGCCTCAGGATTTATAGGAACAAATTTTATAGAAAGATACAAAGATAAATATAATATAGTTTCAGTGGATTTATTAAAAGTAAAACCTGAAGAGATTGAATTTAAAGATGTAGATACAGTACTTCATTTAGCAGCTCTAGTTCATCAGATGAATGGAGCGCCAAGAGAGAAATATTTTGAAATAAATACAGAGCTGACAAGAAAAATAGCAGAAGCAGCAAAAAAGAACAAAGTAAAACAGTTTGTTTTTTACAGTACAGTGAAAGTTTATGGATATGATGGCGACTTATACAATCATAATTTTGTTCTTAATGAATATTCAAAATGTAGCCCTATAAATGATCCATATGGAGAGAGTAAATGGGAAGCAGAAAAAATATTAAGCGAAATAGAATCAGATAATTTTATAGTTTCAGTAATAAGACCACCAATGGTATATGGAAAAGGAGTAAAAGGAAATATGGAAAGTCTAATAAAATTAGTAAAAAAACTTCCTGTTTTGCCTTTTAATTATACAAAGAATAGAAGAAGCTTTGTAAATATAGATAATCTCCTCTATTTGACATCTTTGGTGATAGATAAAGAAAAAGAAGGAATTTTTCTGCCTATAGATGAAAAGCCACTATCTTTAAAAGAGATGATAGAAGGAATAGAAGAAGGATTAAAAATAAAAAGAATAAAGGTTCCAATGATACAGCCATTTTTCTGGATACTTACTAAAGTAAAGCCAAATATAATGGTTAGGCTGTATGGAAGTCTTCAATTTGATAATAGTGAAACAAGAGAAAAATTAGAATATATTCCTTTGATTAGCTATGAAAAAGGAATAAAGAATATGCTTGGAGAGGTCTGA
- a CDS encoding O-antigen ligase family protein, which translates to MIFLVLISTNSRITLLVIPLIIATTLLIKFKIKFKYLIIFFILGICFIKEPHINKYLHRVKRLTSMENIEKETRIKIWLKGINDFKENKSKALGFYYYNNHELGAISWEKNPHLHNNFLEIIVTQGIGAIIFYIFFNIFLLLEFIKKLKASQIESQKILIYLSISILAFLNLTGLTDCNIYFSKVNQLAFFMFALALCKVRGENTNE; encoded by the coding sequence ATTATCTTTTTAGTATTAATCAGTACAAATAGCCGAATAACACTTTTAGTAATTCCTTTAATAATAGCAACAACACTTTTAATAAAATTTAAAATAAAGTTTAAATATTTGATAATTTTTTTCATTTTAGGGATTTGTTTTATTAAAGAACCACATATAAATAAATATCTACATAGAGTAAAGCGATTAACATCAATGGAAAACATAGAAAAAGAAACAAGAATAAAAATTTGGCTAAAGGGAATTAATGATTTTAAAGAAAATAAATCTAAAGCATTGGGGTTTTATTATTATAACAATCATGAATTGGGAGCAATTTCTTGGGAAAAAAATCCACATCTTCATAATAACTTTTTAGAAATAATTGTGACTCAAGGTATAGGAGCAATAATATTTTATATTTTTTTTAATATTTTTTTACTTTTAGAATTTATAAAAAAACTAAAGGCATCGCAAATAGAGAGCCAGAAAATATTGATTTATCTCTCTATTAGTATACTAGCTTTTTTGAATTTAACTGGATTAACAGATTGCAATATTTATTTTAGCAAAGTTAATCAATTAGCATTCTTTATGTTTGCATTAGCTTTGTGTAAAGTAAGAGGAGAAAATACCAATGAATAA
- a CDS encoding glycosyltransferase family 9 protein, whose translation MSKSRGFFIRLAGMKKKEKDIELKSIRRILIPGGRIGDMVCETPLIRELHDFFPEAEIDVYLDKIVTPLFKNCPYLNVIETKRGSRFVHRVKILRILSSWYDALLKRKKYDLYFDFTSGLRFYSIFALKIMKPRYSVGVFREEKNME comes from the coding sequence ATGAGTAAGAGCAGAGGTTTTTTTATAAGATTAGCAGGAATGAAGAAAAAAGAAAAAGATATAGAGTTAAAAAGTATAAGAAGAATATTAATTCCTGGTGGAAGAATAGGAGATATGGTATGTGAAACACCATTGATCAGAGAATTGCATGATTTTTTTCCAGAGGCAGAAATAGATGTTTATCTAGATAAGATAGTAACACCATTGTTTAAAAATTGTCCCTACTTAAATGTTATAGAAACAAAAAGGGGAAGCAGATTTGTACATAGAGTGAAAATATTAAGAATTTTATCTTCTTGGTATGATGCACTGTTAAAAAGGAAAAAGTATGATCTATATTTTGATTTTACTAGTGGATTAAGATTTTATAGCATATTTGCTTTGAAAATAATGAAACCAAGATATAGTGTGGGAGTATTTAGAGAAGAAAAAAACATGGAATAA
- a CDS encoding glycosyltransferase family 2 protein yields MNKIKVSVIIPVYNVEEYIEECLDSVVNQTLKEIEIIIVNDGTQDNSMKKIERFLSDKRMIVINKENGGVSSARNTGMKIAKGEYISFIDPDDFIELTMIEDLYKDAEDADIVFSDFILYDNLNKNEKTEKIYEKKTRNGSMIWSNQLLKFRGVTSKLYKKTFLEENHILFIEKIIYEDTSFNFTAFIISNNVKYIKKFHYYYRQNRDGSTTTSPNKEKEIEAYKKIVMYLERFMSRIENNDFKKTRIYLLMTYYKTLSYKIQNMDISL; encoded by the coding sequence ATGAATAAAATAAAAGTAAGTGTAATTATCCCTGTATATAATGTAGAAGAATATATTGAAGAATGTTTAGATTCAGTGGTGAATCAAACATTGAAAGAAATAGAAATAATAATAGTAAATGATGGAACACAAGATAATTCTATGAAAAAAATAGAGAGATTTTTATCTGATAAGAGAATGATTGTAATAAATAAAGAAAATGGGGGAGTTTCATCAGCAAGAAATACAGGTATGAAAATAGCAAAAGGAGAGTATATTTCTTTTATTGATCCAGATGATTTTATTGAATTAACAATGATAGAGGATTTATATAAAGATGCAGAAGATGCAGATATAGTATTTTCTGATTTTATTTTATATGACAATCTAAATAAGAATGAAAAAACAGAAAAGATATATGAAAAAAAAACAAGAAATGGAAGTATGATTTGGAGTAATCAATTACTTAAATTTAGAGGGGTTACATCTAAATTATATAAAAAGACCTTTTTGGAAGAAAATCATATATTATTTATAGAAAAAATCATATATGAAGATACTTCATTTAATTTTACAGCATTTATTATATCAAATAATGTAAAATATATAAAAAAATTTCATTATTATTATAGACAAAATAGAGATGGAAGTACTACAACTAGTCCAAATAAAGAAAAAGAAATAGAGGCGTATAAAAAAATTGTAATGTATTTAGAAAGATTTATGAGTAGAATAGAAAATAATGATTTTAAAAAAACTAGAATATATTTATTAATGACTTATTATAAAACGTTGAGTTATAAAATTCAAAATATGGATATTTCTCTTTAG
- a CDS encoding LicD family protein, translated as MTELRKLQLIEKKMLDQFAEICDENEIEYWLDFGTLLGAVRHKGFIPWDDDIDIGMDRKNYNKLLSIYKNYEDHPEISIKFFKNRSLNIFSKKNYIINDKLEKKKIAIDIFPFDYYSNIKLMKFIDKYFINLTSERNEKGKKKFNLKNISKFWRSQILRKVFRKKFFLNFIISNKNPLYVGRGLEAHFNLVLLPFDDFYPLKKLEFEGKLYSVPNNYDAYLKEVYGDYLKIPPESERECHHLINKII; from the coding sequence ATGACTGAACTTAGAAAGCTGCAACTGATAGAAAAGAAAATGTTAGATCAATTTGCAGAGATCTGCGATGAAAATGAAATAGAATACTGGTTAGATTTTGGAACTTTATTAGGGGCAGTAAGACATAAAGGCTTTATTCCATGGGATGATGATATTGATATAGGGATGGATAGAAAAAATTATAATAAATTACTCTCTATTTATAAAAATTATGAAGACCACCCTGAGATTTCAATAAAATTTTTTAAAAATAGAAGTTTAAATATATTTAGTAAAAAAAATTATATTATTAATGATAAATTAGAAAAAAAGAAGATAGCTATAGATATTTTTCCTTTTGATTATTATTCTAATATAAAATTAATGAAATTTATAGATAAATACTTTATTAATTTAACAAGCGAAAGAAATGAAAAAGGAAAAAAGAAATTCAATTTAAAAAATATCTCTAAATTTTGGCGTTCACAGATTTTAAGAAAAGTATTTAGAAAAAAATTCTTTTTAAATTTTATTATTTCGAATAAGAACCCTTTATATGTTGGAAGAGGATTAGAGGCACATTTTAATTTAGTACTTTTGCCATTTGATGATTTTTATCCATTAAAAAAATTAGAGTTTGAGGGGAAATTATATAGTGTTCCAAATAATTATGATGCATATTTAAAAGAAGTATATGGAGATTATTTAAAAATACCACCTGAATCTGAGAGAGAATGCCATCATTTGATAAATAAAATTATATAA
- a CDS encoding glycosyltransferase family 4 protein: MNILFLYLRHSESKNDSTLTRELSDEFSRNGNDITVVTILEKKFKRETEYKIENGYKVLRIKTGNYFNVGNKIEKGITTLTMIPKLKRGILKYLGDKKYDLIITHTPFLSDASLINPLKKYFKCPAHLILWDIFPQNAKDIEIIKNNIIFNFFKQKEKKMFLAYDQIWCMSNGNIKYLQEKYEYLDKDKIKLLKNWACLKPKLEINKEKIRKKYGYSEEDFIAIFGGNMGKPQKLENILSLVEKCLELPDVKFIFVGNGSERERLKKIAIDKRLKNIRFIEQLPREDYEKFTSACNIGLVSLDERFTVPNFPSKTTDYFKLSLPILASLDKCSAEDYGKFLEEEARGGIFAEAGNVEDLYEKFLILYNDENLRKQLGNNGRGYYEEYLGVDKAYKTIMNIIKKD; this comes from the coding sequence ATGAATATACTATTTCTTTATTTAAGACATTCAGAAAGTAAAAATGATTCAACTTTAACTAGGGAGTTGTCAGATGAATTTTCAAGAAATGGAAATGATATTACTGTAGTAACAATTTTAGAAAAAAAGTTTAAAAGAGAGACAGAATATAAAATTGAAAATGGATATAAAGTTTTAAGAATTAAAACTGGAAACTATTTTAATGTAGGCAATAAAATAGAAAAAGGAATAACAACATTAACAATGATACCTAAATTAAAAAGAGGTATTTTAAAATATTTAGGAGATAAAAAATATGATTTAATAATAACTCATACACCATTTTTATCAGATGCATCATTAATTAATCCTTTAAAAAAGTATTTTAAATGTCCAGCGCATTTAATTTTATGGGATATTTTTCCACAAAATGCAAAAGATATTGAAATAATAAAAAATAACATAATATTTAATTTTTTTAAACAAAAAGAAAAGAAAATGTTTTTAGCATATGATCAAATTTGGTGTATGTCAAATGGAAATATCAAATATTTACAAGAAAAATATGAATATTTAGATAAAGATAAGATAAAATTATTAAAAAATTGGGCATGTCTAAAGCCTAAATTAGAGATAAATAAAGAAAAAATAAGAAAGAAATATGGATATTCAGAAGAAGATTTTATAGCTATATTTGGTGGAAATATGGGAAAACCACAAAAGTTAGAAAATATATTATCTTTAGTTGAAAAATGCTTAGAATTACCAGATGTGAAATTCATATTTGTAGGTAATGGGTCAGAAAGAGAAAGATTAAAGAAAATAGCTATAGATAAGAGATTAAAAAATATTAGGTTTATAGAGCAGCTGCCAAGAGAAGACTATGAAAAATTTACAAGTGCTTGTAATATTGGTCTTGTAAGCCTTGATGAAAGATTTACAGTACCAAATTTTCCATCAAAGACAACAGATTATTTTAAATTATCTCTTCCAATTTTAGCAAGTTTAGATAAATGCTCAGCAGAAGACTATGGAAAATTTCTTGAAGAAGAGGCAAGAGGAGGAATTTTTGCTGAGGCTGGAAATGTTGAAGATTTATATGAAAAATTCTTAATTTTATATAATGATGAAAATTTAAGAAAACAACTGGGAAATAATGGAAGAGGATATTATGAAGAATACTTGGGAGTAGATAAGGCATATAAAACAATAATGAATATAATAAAAAAAGATTAA
- a CDS encoding glycosyltransferase family 9 protein translates to MIKYTNILVSVDTGVVHIASAYNIPVISIFPDNENSIEYFSPKSELSYVIKCKDRRWIKDFDKEEMKRDIKEIIDKLKWKV, encoded by the coding sequence ATGATAAAATACACAAATATATTGGTAAGTGTAGATACTGGAGTGGTACATATAGCTTCAGCATATAATATACCAGTAATTTCAATATTTCCAGATAATGAAAACAGTATAGAATATTTTTCACCAAAATCAGAATTGAGTTATGTAATAAAGTGTAAAGACAGAAGATGGATAAAAGATTTTGATAAAGAAGAAATGAAAAGAGATATTAAAGAAATAATAGATAAATTAAAATGGAAGGTATAA
- a CDS encoding polysaccharide biosynthesis protein translates to MEKKKISITGIIYIILLFVVYEMMLRITGFSINTAVYGLFIILVFFYFMTGNLNFNEEKVSCNTIFINSLIFGIFFLFYKVLSIFTVFIVFSLFQLFIYRLILKFKEKNKNETPRLINERSFIKFGIDSLGIIFGMMGAFISKYGLDWEEKLEVEYLFTYLGIFLIGYFYTRMNDRSWSYTNILDVLNLIFLNGISTIVFLIIIYTRIINYPVSTILVSLILSISFQLFCRYLFRLKRFYKSKNRGLIPEERVLVYGAGEAGAILAQESMTNPIFPYHIVGFLDDDPKKKDTYIYNIKVLGNKENLEEIIKREKVSEVLLALPSLHSSDMRNIVDRIKSVGNVEIKTVPTIAEILENRELASQLRKVRIEDLLGRDEIVINDGNIRKLIEGKVIFVTGGAGSIGSELSRQIARYSPKQLINIDINENSIYFLELEIKRKYPNLELVSEICNVREKKKLEILFEKYRPNIVFHAAAHKHVPLMEHNPEEAIKNNIFGTKNVAECADKYGVERMVLISTDKAVNPTNVMGASKRACELVIQHMNKVAKHTKYMAVRFGNVLGSNGSVIPIFRNLLEEGKNLTLTHKDITRYFMTIPEAAQLVIEAGSLGNGGEIFILDMGKPVKIYDLAQTMIKLSNSDVGIDIVGLRPGEKLFEELLYDINSAIKTENKKIFITKIEDGEVDITQFFEKLWEVGQHANIDEIKDIMKKLVVSYKEASY, encoded by the coding sequence ATGGAAAAAAAGAAAATAAGTATTACAGGGATAATATATATAATTTTGTTGTTTGTAGTATATGAAATGATGCTTAGAATAACAGGATTTAGTATAAATACTGCTGTATATGGATTGTTTATTATTTTAGTTTTTTTCTATTTTATGACAGGAAATTTAAATTTTAATGAAGAAAAAGTGAGTTGTAATACAATTTTTATTAATAGCTTAATATTTGGAATTTTCTTTTTATTTTATAAAGTTCTTTCCATTTTTACAGTATTTATAGTATTTTCACTTTTTCAGTTATTTATTTATAGATTGATATTAAAATTTAAAGAAAAAAATAAAAATGAAACACCTAGATTAATAAATGAGCGAAGTTTTATAAAATTTGGAATAGATTCATTAGGAATAATTTTTGGAATGATGGGAGCTTTTATATCAAAGTATGGATTAGATTGGGAGGAAAAGTTAGAGGTAGAATATCTCTTCACTTATTTAGGAATATTCTTGATTGGGTATTTTTATACAAGAATGAATGATAGAAGTTGGAGTTATACAAATATATTGGATGTTTTAAATCTTATTTTTCTAAATGGTATATCGACTATTGTCTTTTTAATAATTATATATACAAGAATAATCAATTATCCAGTATCTACAATTTTGGTTTCATTGATTTTATCTATTTCATTTCAATTATTTTGTAGATATTTATTTAGATTAAAAAGATTCTATAAAAGTAAAAATAGAGGGTTGATCCCAGAAGAAAGAGTTTTAGTATATGGTGCAGGAGAAGCTGGAGCAATATTGGCTCAAGAATCAATGACAAATCCAATATTTCCATATCATATAGTTGGATTTTTAGATGATGATCCAAAGAAAAAAGACACATACATATATAACATAAAAGTTTTAGGAAATAAGGAAAATTTAGAGGAAATAATTAAGAGAGAAAAAGTATCAGAAGTTCTTTTAGCACTGCCTTCTCTTCATAGTTCAGATATGAGAAATATTGTAGATAGAATTAAGTCAGTTGGAAATGTGGAAATTAAAACAGTTCCAACCATAGCAGAGATACTAGAAAATAGAGAATTGGCATCTCAATTAAGAAAAGTAAGAATAGAAGATTTGTTGGGAAGAGATGAAATAGTAATTAATGATGGAAATATTAGAAAATTAATTGAAGGAAAGGTTATCTTTGTAACTGGCGGAGCAGGAAGTATAGGTTCTGAACTTTCAAGACAGATAGCTAGATATTCTCCTAAACAGTTGATAAATATTGATATCAATGAAAATTCAATATATTTTTTAGAGTTAGAAATTAAAAGAAAATATCCAAATCTTGAACTTGTATCAGAAATATGCAATGTAAGAGAAAAGAAAAAACTGGAAATACTTTTTGAAAAATATAGACCAAATATAGTATTCCATGCAGCAGCACATAAGCATGTACCTCTGATGGAACATAATCCAGAGGAAGCGATAAAAAATAATATATTTGGAACTAAAAATGTAGCTGAGTGCGCAGATAAATATGGAGTTGAAAGAATGGTTCTTATTTCAACAGATAAAGCAGTAAATCCAACAAATGTAATGGGAGCCAGTAAAAGAGCTTGTGAGCTTGTAATTCAGCATATGAATAAGGTTGCTAAACATACAAAATATATGGCAGTAAGATTTGGAAATGTATTAGGGAGTAATGGATCAGTTATTCCAATATTCAGAAATCTATTAGAGGAAGGGAAAAACCTTACTCTTACTCATAAAGATATAACAAGATATTTTATGACTATACCTGAAGCAGCACAACTGGTAATAGAAGCAGGTTCATTAGGAAATGGAGGAGAAATATTTATTCTTGATATGGGAAAACCAGTGAAAATTTATGATCTTGCCCAGACAATGATAAAGCTTTCTAACTCAGATGTAGGAATAGATATAGTAGGACTTAGACCAGGAGAAAAGTTATTTGAAGAACTTCTCTATGATATAAATTCAGCAATAAAAACAGAGAATAAAAAAATCTTTATAACAAAAATTGAAGATGGAGAAGTTGATATAACACAATTCTTTGAAAAACTCTGGGAAGTAGGACAACATGCAAATATAGATGAAATCAAAGATATAATGAAAAAGTTAGTTGTTTCATATAAAGAAGCAAGTTATTAA